One genomic segment of Pongo abelii isolate AG06213 chromosome 13, NHGRI_mPonAbe1-v2.0_pri, whole genome shotgun sequence includes these proteins:
- the PLIN2 gene encoding perilipin-2 isoform X1: MASIAVDPQPSVVTRVVNLPLVSSTYDLMSSAYLTTKDQYPYLKSVCEMAENGVKIITSVAMTSALPIIQKLEPQIAVANIYACKGLDRIEERLPFLNQPSTQIVATAKGAVTGAKDAVTTTVTGAKDSVASTITGVMDKTKGAVTGSVEKTKSVVSGSINTVLGSRMMQLVSSGVENALTKSELLVEQYLPLTEEELEKEAKKVEGFDLVQKPSYYVRLGSLSTKLRSRAYQQALSRVKEAKQKSQETISQLHSTVHLIEFARKNVYSANQKIQDAQDKLYLAWVEWKRSIGYDDTDESHCAEHIESRTLAIARNLTQQLQTTCHTLLSNIQGVPQNIQDQAKHVGVMAGDIYSVFCNAASFKEVSDGLLTSSKGQLQKMKESLDDMMDYLVNNTPLNWLVFDFTTIDLTSESDEIPDIIALEEENGSNHSHANGPVLSGQNVE, encoded by the exons ATGGCATCCATTGCAGTTGATCCACAACCG AGTGTGGTGACTCGGGTGGTCAACCTGCCCTTGGTGAGCTCCACGTATGACCTCATGTCCTCAGCCTATCTCACTACAAAGGACCAGTATCCCTACCTGAAGTCTGTGTGTGAGATGGCAGAGAACGGTGTGAAGATCATCACCTCCGTGGCCATGACCAGTGCTCTGCCCATCATCCAGAAGCTAGAGCCGCAAA TTGCAGTTGCCAATATCTATGCCTGTAAGGGGCTAGACAGAATTGAGGAGAGACTGCCTTTTCTGAATCAGCCATCAACTCAG ATTGTTGCCACTGCCAAAGGTGCTGTGACTGGGGCAAAAGATGCTGTGACGACTACTGTGACTGGGGCCAAGGATTCTGTGGCCAGCACGATCACAGGGGTGATGGACAAGACCAAAGGGGCGGTGACTGGCAGTGTGGAGAAGACCAAGTCTGTGGTCAGTGGCAGCATTAACACAGTCTTGGGGAGTCGGATGATGCAGCTCGTGAGCAGTGGCGTAGAAAATGCACTCACCAAATCAGAGCTGTTGGTAGAACAGTACCTCCCTCTCACTGAGGAAGAACTAG aaaaagaagcaaaaaaagttGAAGGATTTGATCTGGTTCAGAAGCCAAGTTATTATGTTAGACTGGGATCCCTGTCTACCAAGCTTCGCTCCCGTGCCTACCAGCAGGCTCTCAGCAGGGTTAAAGAAGCTAAGCAAAAAAGCCAAGAGACCATTTCTCAGCTCCATTCTACTGTTCACCTG ATTGAATTTGCCAGGAAGAATGTGTATAGTGCCAATCAGAAAATTCAGGATGCTCAGGATAAGCTCTACCTCGCATGGGTGGAGTGGAAAAGGAGCATTGGATACGATGATACTGATGAGTCCCACTGTGCTGAG cacATTGAGTCACGTACTCTTGCAATTGCCCGCAACCTGACTCAACAGCTCCAGACCACGTGCCACACCCTCCTGTCCAACATCCAAGGTGTACCGCAGAACATCCAAGATCAGGCCAAGCACGTGGGGGTGATGGCAGGCGACATCTACTCAGTGTTCTGCAATGCTGCCTCCTTTAAAGAAGTGTCTGACGGCCTCCTCACTTCTAGCAAGGGGCAGCTGCAGAAAATGAAGGAATCTTTAGATGACATGATGGATTATCTTGTTAACAACACGCCCCTCAACTGGCTG GTGTTTGATTTCACCACCATAGACTTGACATCTGAGAGTGATGAAATTCCAGATATTATAGCTTTGGAAGAGGAGAACGGATCAAATCATTCACATGCTAATGGCCCTGTCCTCTCAGGGCAAAATGTTGAATAA
- the PLIN2 gene encoding perilipin-2 (The RefSeq protein has 3 substitutions compared to this genomic sequence), with amino-acid sequence MASIAVDPQPSVVTRVVNLPLVSSTYDLMSSAYLTTKDQYPYLKSVCEMAENGVKIITSVAMTSALPTIQKLEPQIAVANIYACKGLDRIEERLPFLNQPSTQIVATAKGAVTGAKDAVTTTVTGAKDSVASTITGVMGKTKGAVTGSVEKTKSVVSGSINTVLGSRMMQLVSSGVENALTKSELLVEQYLPLTEEELEKEAKKVEGFDLVQKPSYYVRLGSLSTKLRSRAYQQALSRVKEAKQKSQETISQLHSTVHLIEFARKNVYSANQKIQDAQDKLYLAWVEWKRSIGYDDTDESHCAEHIESRTLAIARNLTQQLQTTCHTLLSNIQGVPQNIQDQAKHVGVMAGDIYSVFRNAASFKEVSDGLLTSSKGQLQKMKESLDDMMDYLVNNTPLNWLVGPFYPQLTESQNAQDQGAEMDKSSQETQRFEHKTH; translated from the exons ATGGCATCCATTGCAGTTGATCCACAACCG AGTGTGGTGACTCGGGTGGTCAACCTGCCCTTGGTGAGCTCCACGTATGACCTCATGTCCTCAGCCTATCTCACTACAAAGGACCAGTATCCCTACCTGAAGTCTGTGTGTGAGATGGCAGAGAACGGTGTGAAGATCATCACCTCCGTGGCCATGACCAGTGCTCTGCCCATCATCCAGAAGCTAGAGCCGCAAA TTGCAGTTGCCAATATCTATGCCTGTAAGGGGCTAGACAGAATTGAGGAGAGACTGCCTTTTCTGAATCAGCCATCAACTCAG ATTGTTGCCACTGCCAAAGGTGCTGTGACTGGGGCAAAAGATGCTGTGACGACTACTGTGACTGGGGCCAAGGATTCTGTGGCCAGCACGATCACAGGGGTGATGGACAAGACCAAAGGGGCGGTGACTGGCAGTGTGGAGAAGACCAAGTCTGTGGTCAGTGGCAGCATTAACACAGTCTTGGGGAGTCGGATGATGCAGCTCGTGAGCAGTGGCGTAGAAAATGCACTCACCAAATCAGAGCTGTTGGTAGAACAGTACCTCCCTCTCACTGAGGAAGAACTAG aaaaagaagcaaaaaaagttGAAGGATTTGATCTGGTTCAGAAGCCAAGTTATTATGTTAGACTGGGATCCCTGTCTACCAAGCTTCGCTCCCGTGCCTACCAGCAGGCTCTCAGCAGGGTTAAAGAAGCTAAGCAAAAAAGCCAAGAGACCATTTCTCAGCTCCATTCTACTGTTCACCTG ATTGAATTTGCCAGGAAGAATGTGTATAGTGCCAATCAGAAAATTCAGGATGCTCAGGATAAGCTCTACCTCGCATGGGTGGAGTGGAAAAGGAGCATTGGATACGATGATACTGATGAGTCCCACTGTGCTGAG cacATTGAGTCACGTACTCTTGCAATTGCCCGCAACCTGACTCAACAGCTCCAGACCACGTGCCACACCCTCCTGTCCAACATCCAAGGTGTACCGCAGAACATCCAAGATCAGGCCAAGCACGTGGGGGTGATGGCAGGCGACATCTACTCAGTGTTCTGCAATGCTGCCTCCTTTAAAGAAGTGTCTGACGGCCTCCTCACTTCTAGCAAGGGGCAGCTGCAGAAAATGAAGGAATCTTTAGATGACATGATGGATTATCTTGTTAACAACACGCCCCTCAACTGGCTGGTAGGTCCCTTTTATCCTCAGCTGACTGAGTCTCAGAATGCTCAGGACCAAGGTGCAGAGATGGACAAAAGCAGCCAGGAGACCCAGCGATTTGAGCACAAAACTCATTAA